One stretch of Dissulfurimicrobium hydrothermale DNA includes these proteins:
- a CDS encoding 5-formyltetrahydrofolate cyclo-ligase has protein sequence MSDLAHLSLKKSILSKRDGLSPDVIFRKSGRIAEVLDSIPDYRDAALPFIYVSFRSEVATHGLIKERLAKGLAVAVPFTDIKNKRIIPFLIRNWERDLGPGSYGILAPDPSRAEAVRPGLLDIIIVPGSVFDRRCGRYGYGGGYYDRFLAQEALCALRIGLAFQLQLVKEMPLAPHDQKMDLIVTENEVIRCGRLG, from the coding sequence ATGTCTGATCTCGCACACCTTAGTCTCAAAAAGTCCATCCTTTCCAAAAGAGATGGCCTTTCACCGGATGTCATATTCAGAAAAAGCGGACGGATTGCAGAGGTTCTTGACTCGATTCCAGATTATAGAGACGCAGCGCTGCCCTTTATTTACGTTTCATTCAGAAGCGAGGTGGCAACCCACGGCCTCATAAAGGAAAGATTGGCCAAAGGGCTTGCTGTGGCTGTGCCGTTTACCGATATTAAAAATAAGAGAATAATACCATTTCTGATAAGGAATTGGGAACGTGATCTCGGGCCGGGCAGCTATGGAATACTGGCGCCTGATCCTTCAAGGGCCGAGGCCGTTCGGCCCGGACTCCTGGATATCATTATCGTTCCGGGCAGTGTATTTGACAGGCGTTGTGGTAGGTATGGATATGGAGGCGGGTATTATGATCGTTTTTTAGCGCAAGAGGCCCTTTGCGCCCTACGTATAGGTCTTGCATTTCAATTGCAGCTGGTGAAGGAGATGCCTCTTGCGCCTCACGATCAAAAGATGGACCTTATTGTCACTGAAAATGAGGTTATAAGATGCGGGAGATTGGGCTAG
- a CDS encoding YgaP family membrane protein has translation MYLAHTDRWYLERILWLIAGSVVLTGTILGIVVHPYWFALPILVGINLLIFAFSGFCPMAVLLHKMGVKSITETRGVRN, from the coding sequence ATGTATCTTGCACATACCGACAGATGGTATCTTGAACGTATCCTATGGCTCATAGCAGGAAGCGTGGTATTGACAGGCACGATCCTGGGGATCGTTGTCCACCCTTATTGGTTCGCCCTGCCTATACTAGTGGGCATAAATCTGCTTATTTTTGCATTCTCAGGCTTTTGCCCAATGGCGGTATTGCTCCATAAAATGGGCGTAAAATCCATCACTGAAACACGAGGCGTGAGGAACTAG
- a CDS encoding potassium channel family protein, translated as MQGERRVLFIFLLIIALILFGTFGYMIVEGWSALDALYMTIISISTVGYGEVRPLSSAGRIFTMTLITMGVGLFFYAVTALAETMLEGHLKGLWEKRKMEKTISRLSQHFIVCGYGRIGRSISDMISKEGHTVVVIENDPEALRNTQKAGFLYIEGDATQDEYLIKAGIEKARGIICVLKSDADNVYITLTSRLLNPGLLIVARASDSRAEKRMAQAGANKVISPYEIGARRMALSVLKPTVIEFLDLAVHSSDLGISIEQIVVNAGSAVDGVTIRDIGLRQKTGVTVLAVQKLADSMILGPDPDYILKAGDIVIALGSEKGLNELRTLVS; from the coding sequence ATGCAGGGTGAGCGCAGGGTTTTATTCATATTTCTGCTCATTATCGCCCTTATACTATTCGGCACATTCGGATATATGATTGTCGAGGGATGGAGCGCCCTTGACGCCCTTTATATGACCATAATCTCCATTTCTACAGTAGGTTATGGTGAAGTAAGGCCGCTTTCATCAGCTGGCCGCATCTTTACAATGACCTTGATAACCATGGGCGTAGGGTTATTTTTTTATGCAGTAACCGCCCTTGCGGAAACTATGCTCGAAGGACATCTAAAAGGATTGTGGGAGAAAAGAAAGATGGAAAAGACCATCTCGCGCTTGTCTCAGCATTTTATAGTCTGTGGCTACGGGAGGATCGGAAGGTCCATTTCAGACATGATCTCAAAAGAAGGTCATACGGTAGTAGTTATTGAAAATGACCCCGAGGCCTTGAGAAATACACAAAAGGCCGGGTTTTTGTATATTGAAGGCGACGCCACCCAAGATGAGTACCTCATAAAGGCGGGCATAGAAAAGGCAAGGGGTATCATATGCGTCCTCAAATCCGACGCCGACAACGTCTATATTACACTTACTTCAAGACTTTTAAACCCTGGCCTCTTGATCGTTGCAAGGGCCAGCGACTCAAGGGCTGAGAAGAGAATGGCCCAGGCCGGGGCCAATAAGGTTATATCGCCCTATGAGATAGGTGCAAGACGCATGGCGCTTTCTGTCTTGAAACCCACGGTGATAGAGTTTCTGGACCTGGCGGTCCACTCATCGGACCTTGGCATATCCATCGAGCAGATAGTGGTAAACGCCGGATCTGCGGTCGATGGCGTTACCATTAGAGACATAGGCCTTAGACAAAAAACTGGTGTAACCGTACTCGCCGTACAAAAACTGGCCGACAGCATGATACTTGGACCTGACCCGGATTATATCTTAAAGGCAGGCGATATTGTAATAGCCCTTGGGAGTGAAAAGGGGCTGAATGAGCTAAGGACACTGGTCAGCTGA
- a CDS encoding phosphoheptose isomerase, translating to MFYRPSYINEEEKNAILKRLWEKDPSLWSKDETAQILIKKRLGWLDVLPDMKQARTEIIDFVKMLHDMDIKRVVVLGMGGSSLVSIVLRDVFGPAEGYPILDVLDTTDPDEIRKIADKNKPGKVFFLVASKSGTTLEPNALFNYFWSMLEADLPNTGRYFAAITDPGTPLESLAAEKGFLKIFLNRSDIGGRYSALSYFGLVPAAILGLDLDKIFNQAEKMINDCGRSVPWIKNPACMLGEFLAEYALQNRDKLTIFADPKIRPMALWLEQLIAESTGKETRGIVPIIGETTGIPGFYGGERSFIYIRLKETPDKERLDEFFSEIKKAQFPVYELSLNNVYEVWGHFFLWEMAVAIASHFLDVNAFDEPDVKSTKEKARAVLDRYKAEGKMPVSFWIDQQSQFNFRLSNMLASSMKGLSRALRDIFQVLPSWGYLAFLPYLPYDKDVEEIIGEMRHIARQERSCATTLGFGPRYLHSTGQIHKGGPMSAAFLIFTRKRAGDYPVIPGLDVSFWHVELAQAVGDFEALSEARRRAIHIHLPSDYILGLKSFSKLFSRAARL from the coding sequence GTGTTTTACCGCCCATCTTATATAAACGAGGAAGAAAAAAACGCCATTTTAAAAAGGCTTTGGGAGAAAGACCCATCCCTATGGTCAAAAGATGAAACCGCCCAGATCCTGATCAAGAAACGTCTTGGCTGGCTGGATGTCTTGCCTGACATGAAGCAGGCGAGGACGGAGATCATCGATTTTGTCAAGATGCTCCATGATATGGATATAAAAAGGGTAGTAGTCCTTGGAATGGGTGGCTCGAGCCTCGTCTCAATAGTATTGAGGGATGTCTTCGGCCCGGCAGAAGGCTATCCGATATTAGATGTCCTTGACACCACCGATCCAGATGAAATAAGAAAGATTGCTGATAAAAATAAACCAGGCAAGGTATTCTTTTTAGTTGCAAGTAAATCAGGCACTACCTTGGAACCGAATGCCCTTTTCAACTATTTCTGGTCCATGCTGGAAGCTGATCTTCCAAACACCGGGAGATACTTTGCGGCCATTACAGACCCAGGGACGCCTCTTGAAAGTCTTGCTGCAGAAAAGGGATTTCTAAAGATATTTTTAAACAGATCCGATATAGGGGGGAGATATTCGGCCCTTTCTTATTTCGGTCTTGTGCCGGCTGCCATCTTAGGTCTTGATCTTGACAAGATATTCAACCAGGCAGAAAAGATGATAAACGACTGCGGCCGGTCCGTTCCATGGATCAAAAATCCCGCTTGTATGCTCGGCGAATTTCTAGCCGAATACGCCTTACAAAACAGGGATAAGCTCACTATCTTCGCCGACCCAAAGATCAGACCTATGGCACTCTGGCTGGAGCAACTGATCGCTGAGAGCACAGGCAAAGAGACAAGGGGCATAGTACCGATAATCGGAGAGACGACCGGAATACCTGGATTTTACGGCGGAGAGCGCTCCTTCATCTACATAAGACTGAAGGAAACGCCCGATAAAGAACGACTGGATGAGTTCTTTTCAGAAATCAAAAAGGCCCAATTCCCCGTATATGAACTTTCACTGAATAATGTCTATGAAGTTTGGGGGCACTTTTTTCTTTGGGAAATGGCCGTTGCAATCGCATCCCATTTTCTGGACGTCAATGCATTCGACGAACCCGACGTCAAATCGACAAAGGAAAAGGCACGGGCTGTGCTTGACCGCTATAAGGCCGAAGGCAAGATGCCCGTAAGTTTCTGGATCGACCAGCAGAGTCAGTTTAACTTCAGACTTTCCAATATGCTGGCAAGCTCCATGAAAGGCCTGTCAAGGGCACTGCGTGATATATTCCAAGTTCTGCCTTCGTGGGGCTATCTGGCATTTCTGCCCTATCTTCCCTATGACAAAGATGTTGAAGAAATTATAGGTGAGATGAGGCACATCGCAAGACAAGAACGCAGTTGCGCTACAACCTTGGGTTTTGGTCCCAGATATCTACACTCTACCGGACAGATACACAAGGGAGGGCCTATGAGCGCTGCATTTTTGATCTTCACAAGGAAAAGAGCTGGAGATTATCCTGTAATCCCTGGACTCGACGTATCCTTCTGGCATGTCGAGTTGGCCCAAGCCGTGGGGGATTTTGAGGCCTTGTCTGAGGCCAGGCGCAGGGCAATACATATACACCTGCCAAGCGATTATATACTTGGCCTTAAAAGCTTCAGCAAACTCTTCTCAAGGGCAGCCCGTCTATAG
- a CDS encoding YbhB/YbcL family Raf kinase inhibitor-like protein translates to MYVHSEAFPDGSSIPVVYTRPRVGGKNVSPPISWADLPRGTRSIALSVVDIHPVARRWVHWLVINIPKDCSGLTEGASRKAMPPGARELRNSFGDLGYGGPQPPAGTGAHPYVFTVYALDLDRLDLPDDTTLDAFMKAIKTHIIGQASITGYFGR, encoded by the coding sequence ATGTACGTACATTCTGAGGCGTTTCCCGACGGTTCAAGCATCCCGGTGGTCTATACGAGGCCGCGCGTTGGCGGAAAGAACGTCTCGCCGCCTATATCCTGGGCAGACCTTCCGCGCGGGACGAGATCCATAGCGCTATCTGTTGTGGATATACATCCTGTCGCAAGGAGATGGGTACATTGGCTTGTGATCAATATACCGAAGGATTGCAGCGGGCTCACGGAGGGGGCATCGCGTAAGGCCATGCCGCCAGGTGCAAGGGAGCTAAGGAATTCATTCGGCGATCTTGGTTACGGCGGCCCACAACCCCCTGCCGGTACAGGCGCTCATCCATATGTTTTTACTGTATATGCACTTGATTTGGATCGCCTCGATCTACCGGACGACACAACGCTTGATGCATTTATGAAGGCGATAAAGACACATATAATAGGCCAGGCTTCAATAACTGGTTATTTCGGTCGATGA
- a CDS encoding ATP-grasp domain-containing protein: MNVAARSPLVITDNRSFREHMAVLGYGDKVIGLLNIKPTEEVLFLDLVERGVILFPSALAQQLSRSKCLQAMIFKEWMVPHTFVARDRHDLVQGITFYGKQGVKSVVTKQNRLNCGLGIHIWSSIEDVYNQACFGSLGYPFVVQPFVESVTDVRVVIIGDYVEAYWRRNPYTLRNNLYFGGVSGEYRLTDEELSLCRRVMDRGKFPYAHIDLMISPAGVFLSEINLRGGLKGAKISTKEYHERIAALEVAFVDQGP, translated from the coding sequence TTGAATGTCGCCGCACGTTCCCCGCTTGTGATTACAGACAACCGCTCTTTCAGGGAACACATGGCCGTGCTCGGTTACGGTGACAAGGTCATAGGTCTCCTGAATATAAAACCAACAGAAGAGGTCTTGTTTCTTGATCTGGTTGAGCGCGGCGTCATCTTGTTTCCTTCGGCCCTCGCCCAGCAATTAAGCAGGTCAAAGTGTCTTCAGGCTATGATATTCAAGGAATGGATGGTTCCACATACCTTTGTGGCCAGAGATCGCCATGATTTGGTCCAAGGTATTACTTTTTATGGAAAACAAGGTGTAAAAAGCGTAGTTACTAAGCAGAATCGTCTGAATTGCGGCCTTGGTATACATATATGGTCTTCCATCGAGGATGTATATAACCAGGCGTGTTTTGGTTCTTTGGGATATCCATTTGTTGTTCAGCCTTTTGTTGAGTCTGTTACAGATGTCCGTGTAGTGATTATAGGAGATTATGTTGAGGCATATTGGCGGCGGAATCCTTACACGCTGCGGAACAACCTGTATTTTGGGGGGGTCAGTGGCGAATACAGGCTTACTGACGAGGAGTTGTCGCTGTGTAGAAGGGTGATGGACAGAGGAAAATTCCCTTATGCGCATATTGATCTTATGATATCTCCGGCGGGCGTTTTTTTATCTGAAATAAATCTTAGAGGCGGGCTGAAAGGCGCCAAGATCTCAACTAAAGAATATCATGAGCGCATAGCAGCGCTTGAAGTGGCCTTTGTAGACCAAGGGCCTTGA
- a CDS encoding TusE/DsrC/DsvC family sulfur relay protein, whose protein sequence is MATIEYKGKTFEVDEDGFLAKGMEEWCNEWVDYVKEQEGISELTDEHWKMINILQDYYKKNGIAPMVRILSKTTGFPLKKIYELFPSGPGKGACKMAGLPKPTGCV, encoded by the coding sequence ATGGCAACAATAGAGTACAAAGGAAAGACGTTTGAAGTCGATGAAGACGGCTTTCTAGCTAAGGGCATGGAGGAATGGTGCAACGAATGGGTTGATTACGTCAAAGAACAAGAGGGTATATCAGAACTTACAGACGAACACTGGAAGATGATAAATATCCTTCAAGATTACTACAAGAAAAACGGGATTGCTCCGATGGTGAGGATTCTTTCAAAGACGACCGGATTCCCCCTTAAGAAGATATATGAGCTCTTCCCGTCAGGACCTGGCAAGGGAGCTTGTAAAATGGCAGGACTGCCTAAACCGACCGGGTGCGTATAA
- a CDS encoding YcaO-like family protein → MFKDSFKASGADIDKAIAPGDTVAWARSRLEAFDTQILKTAERIDKGRLGIPVYISRYTPQASRITGTQKQMGKGATPEQAEASAVMELVERFSIFSFVKDGTRSNQGKFTDIFADIAIDWDEFELLPIDEMLMAAGLKNESRCPEALAWLVSTAMSFKWTKALRPHDGKGFLLPWSWFWPINEYNGSAAGNSLEEAAVQAICEVVERHVCSIISRDKLETPTIDPGSLQNPVARELVRKFRETGIHLILKDFSLGLGIPTVGAIAWDPSTFPRRSEIVYTAGTSTSPERAAIRAITEIAQLAGDFDTEGRYVESGLPKFSVLEEADYILRAQSITPINALPDCSSKNFKTEIENAALALRKAGMNTYLIDVTHPDLGIPAVYAIIPGNHFRDRTIKIDPVFHCARLATLQEDHAEGLSVLHKIDHISSKGRYEVAFYIGHLLERSGRYDDALHWYDEAISRGPDPDELASIHCHKGFCLKEKGEFEMAAVELERSKGLNPELKETYNLLGYCFYRMGDYIKAIEAFEQAIAIDPGSAIDYANIGRNLHLLGMKKMAALWYEAALELDPDIVWAREQLSTI, encoded by the coding sequence ATGTTTAAAGACAGTTTTAAGGCATCAGGCGCCGACATAGACAAGGCCATCGCCCCCGGCGATACTGTTGCATGGGCACGAAGTCGCCTCGAGGCCTTTGATACCCAGATACTCAAGACGGCCGAACGCATAGACAAAGGGCGGCTAGGCATACCTGTATATATCAGCCGATACACCCCTCAAGCAAGCCGCATCACTGGCACTCAAAAACAGATGGGCAAGGGTGCGACGCCGGAACAGGCTGAGGCAAGCGCTGTGATGGAACTCGTAGAAAGATTTAGCATCTTTAGTTTTGTAAAAGACGGTACGAGATCCAATCAAGGGAAATTTACAGATATCTTTGCAGATATCGCCATTGATTGGGATGAGTTCGAATTGCTGCCCATAGATGAGATGCTCATGGCCGCTGGCCTCAAAAATGAATCAAGGTGCCCAGAGGCCTTGGCGTGGCTTGTATCCACAGCGATGTCTTTCAAATGGACAAAGGCCTTGCGCCCCCATGATGGAAAGGGATTTCTGCTGCCGTGGTCATGGTTCTGGCCCATCAACGAATATAACGGTTCAGCCGCTGGAAATTCACTGGAAGAGGCGGCTGTGCAGGCAATATGCGAGGTAGTGGAGCGCCACGTGTGCTCAATAATAAGCAGGGACAAGCTCGAAACCCCTACGATCGATCCAGGGAGCCTTCAAAATCCAGTTGCAAGGGAATTGGTAAGGAAATTCAGAGAGACGGGCATTCATCTGATCCTTAAAGACTTTTCTCTAGGTCTCGGCATCCCGACCGTAGGAGCCATTGCATGGGATCCGTCCACATTTCCGAGAAGAAGCGAGATTGTTTATACAGCAGGGACATCGACCAGCCCGGAACGGGCGGCCATAAGAGCGATAACTGAAATAGCCCAGTTGGCCGGCGATTTTGATACAGAGGGAAGATATGTTGAAAGCGGCCTCCCGAAATTCTCAGTCCTTGAAGAGGCGGATTACATCTTAAGGGCGCAATCGATCACGCCAATAAACGCCCTTCCTGACTGCAGCTCGAAAAATTTCAAGACTGAGATAGAAAACGCTGCACTTGCCCTTAGAAAGGCAGGGATGAACACATACCTCATAGATGTAACGCACCCCGATCTAGGCATACCGGCAGTATATGCGATAATCCCCGGCAACCATTTTAGAGACAGGACTATTAAGATAGATCCTGTCTTTCATTGCGCTCGCCTCGCCACTTTACAAGAAGACCATGCCGAAGGGCTATCCGTGCTGCACAAAATTGATCACATCTCCTCGAAAGGGCGCTATGAAGTAGCATTTTATATAGGGCATCTTCTGGAACGGAGTGGCAGATACGATGATGCACTACACTGGTATGACGAGGCCATTAGCCGCGGCCCTGACCCTGATGAACTCGCCAGCATCCATTGCCACAAAGGTTTCTGTCTCAAAGAAAAAGGGGAGTTTGAGATGGCAGCGGTCGAGCTCGAACGCTCAAAAGGACTGAACCCTGAACTCAAAGAGACCTACAATCTCCTTGGTTATTGTTTTTATCGTATGGGTGATTATATAAAGGCCATCGAGGCCTTTGAACAAGCCATCGCCATTGACCCTGGCTCGGCTATAGATTATGCAAATATAGGCAGGAATCTCCACCTTCTCGGCATGAAAAAAATGGCTGCTTTGTGGTATGAGGCAGCCTTGGAGCTTGACCCAGATATCGTATGGGCAAGAGAACAACTCTCAACAATCTAA
- a CDS encoding DUF2934 domain-containing protein: MAPKKTRIIKGEWQSFIRDFNRQNQFRLATFVLGENTIIGGQGAVFVGLSYEPKANKMEVYFGGQDAAHPLNLAHTINGPRAVYLVNDYEADNPVIGLNIQGAPGSRTAYLAFAENSPGEGRRHWTSCIAYHIYENRGMACGLDQQDWYEAESVIEDVSRRFLKG, from the coding sequence ATGGCACCCAAAAAGACACGGATCATCAAGGGCGAATGGCAGAGTTTCATAAGGGATTTCAACAGACAGAATCAGTTCCGCTTGGCTACATTTGTATTGGGAGAAAATACGATAATAGGGGGACAGGGAGCAGTTTTTGTCGGTCTTTCCTATGAGCCTAAGGCCAACAAGATGGAAGTCTATTTTGGTGGACAGGATGCAGCGCATCCTCTAAACCTTGCACATACAATAAATGGCCCGCGGGCTGTCTATCTTGTCAATGATTATGAAGCCGACAATCCGGTCATAGGCCTCAACATCCAGGGCGCGCCTGGATCACGGACAGCATATCTTGCATTTGCAGAAAACAGTCCCGGGGAAGGTAGGCGACACTGGACATCATGCATCGCCTACCATATATACGAAAACCGCGGAATGGCCTGTGGTCTCGACCAACAAGACTGGTACGAGGCTGAATCCGTCATTGAAGACGTGTCACGCCGCTTTCTGAAAGGATAA
- the fusA gene encoding elongation factor G — translation MAGENRIKLIRNIGIIAHIDAGKTTLTERILFYTGKTHKIGEVHDGQATMDWMPEEQERGITITSAVTTCYWQDKEIHIIDTPGHVDFTIEVERSLRVLDGAIGVFCAVGGVEPQSETVWHQADKYNVPKIAFINKMDRLGADFWGVVEQLKNRLGAHPLILTMPMGSEDSFNGVFDLIKRKLIVWNEETQGMEFEERPVPDEYMDSVAKTRLGLIEALAEVDDGIMEKYLSEEEISDKDIHEAIRKACISLKGVPVFCGSALKNKGVQPLLNGIARYLPSPVDIPAVKGINPVTGEKTERPGRENAPLCALAFKIQMDQGRKMTYLRVYSGVLRAGDEVLNPGKKLKERAARILQMHANKRERIEEARAGNIVAVMGLKDTTTGDTLCDPTHPILLEPIEAYKPVISIAIEPKTTGDQEKVELALKKLAEEDPTFKVHTDEDTGQLIVSGMGELHLEILVHRLSREFNAPVTAGKPQVVYKETVGNEAVWEERFEKEIAGHLQAATVVIGIGPRPRDAGNLVVSELPPEELPVGYEDMVLEVLRQGLESGVVRGFPMIDTKVVLKDVVFEEGVSTDIALRAATSIGFKHACENASPILVEPIMRLEILVPDSYLGEVIGDINSRGGNVEFIEPKGPIQVIRAVAPLAKMFGYSTALRSATQGRGTFTMVFSHYAPVH, via the coding sequence ATGGCAGGCGAAAACCGCATCAAACTCATAAGGAATATAGGAATTATCGCACATATAGATGCAGGCAAGACCACACTTACAGAACGTATCCTTTTTTACACAGGCAAGACCCACAAGATAGGTGAGGTCCATGATGGGCAGGCCACTATGGATTGGATGCCAGAAGAGCAAGAGCGAGGTATCACCATAACATCCGCGGTTACTACATGTTATTGGCAAGATAAAGAGATACACATTATAGACACGCCTGGGCATGTAGACTTCACCATCGAGGTGGAGAGGTCACTGAGGGTCCTGGACGGTGCCATAGGTGTTTTTTGTGCAGTAGGCGGCGTAGAGCCCCAGTCCGAAACCGTATGGCATCAGGCTGACAAATACAATGTCCCTAAAATAGCCTTCATAAACAAGATGGACAGGCTAGGAGCCGATTTCTGGGGTGTGGTGGAGCAATTAAAAAACCGGCTCGGCGCACATCCCTTGATACTGACTATGCCAATGGGCTCGGAAGATTCATTCAATGGGGTATTCGATCTCATAAAAAGAAAATTGATCGTTTGGAACGAAGAGACCCAAGGGATGGAATTCGAAGAACGCCCTGTGCCGGATGAATACATGGACAGCGTTGCAAAAACCAGGCTTGGGCTAATAGAGGCGCTGGCCGAGGTTGATGACGGGATAATGGAAAAATACCTTTCTGAAGAGGAAATAAGCGATAAAGATATCCATGAAGCGATAAGAAAGGCGTGTATCTCCCTTAAAGGTGTGCCAGTCTTCTGTGGTTCAGCGCTCAAAAATAAAGGGGTCCAGCCGCTCCTGAATGGCATAGCGCGCTACCTGCCTAGCCCTGTCGACATCCCGGCCGTAAAGGGGATAAACCCTGTCACGGGCGAAAAGACTGAGCGTCCCGGCCGCGAAAATGCCCCCCTTTGTGCCCTGGCCTTCAAGATACAGATGGACCAAGGAAGGAAAATGACCTATTTAAGGGTATATTCGGGGGTGCTCAGGGCAGGAGACGAGGTCCTGAACCCGGGCAAAAAGCTTAAAGAGCGGGCTGCGCGCATACTCCAGATGCATGCAAACAAACGAGAAAGGATAGAAGAGGCGCGGGCCGGGAATATCGTAGCCGTAATGGGGCTTAAAGACACAACGACTGGCGATACCCTATGTGATCCAACGCACCCCATCCTCCTGGAACCGATAGAGGCCTACAAACCAGTAATCTCGATCGCCATCGAACCAAAGACTACTGGCGATCAGGAAAAGGTAGAGCTTGCCTTGAAAAAACTTGCCGAGGAAGATCCGACCTTTAAGGTGCACACAGATGAAGATACAGGACAACTGATTGTGTCGGGCATGGGGGAGCTGCATCTTGAAATACTCGTCCACAGGCTGTCGAGGGAATTCAACGCCCCTGTCACGGCAGGGAAACCACAAGTAGTCTATAAAGAAACTGTAGGAAATGAGGCAGTATGGGAGGAGCGCTTTGAAAAGGAGATAGCCGGTCACCTCCAGGCGGCTACAGTGGTCATCGGAATAGGTCCAAGACCAAGGGATGCCGGAAACCTCGTTGTAAGCGAGTTGCCGCCCGAGGAACTGCCGGTAGGCTATGAAGACATGGTCCTTGAGGTGCTAAGGCAAGGGCTTGAAAGTGGGGTCGTCCGCGGTTTCCCTATGATCGACACAAAGGTGGTTTTAAAAGACGTTGTCTTTGAAGAAGGCGTTTCCACCGACATTGCCTTGAGGGCTGCAACCTCTATAGGTTTCAAACACGCGTGTGAAAATGCGTCTCCTATACTCGTCGAACCCATAATGAGACTTGAGATACTCGTACCTGACAGTTATCTCGGCGAGGTTATAGGGGATATAAACTCCAGGGGCGGGAACGTAGAATTCATAGAACCGAAAGGTCCAATACAGGTCATAAGGGCCGTGGCGCCCCTTGCCAAGATGTTCGGATATTCCACGGCCCTTCGTTCAGCTACGCAGGGCAGAGGTACGTTCACTATGGTATTTTCCCACTATGCACCCGTCCATTAA
- the pyrR gene encoding bifunctional pyr operon transcriptional regulator/uracil phosphoribosyltransferase PyrR, translated as MGSEAKIIMDGKEMDRAITRMAHEIVEANKGVMGMAVIGIRTGGVPIAERLIERIGAIEGTKPDFGVLDITLYRDDWSRLSHHPIVRKTDISFPIDDKVIVLVDDVLYTGRTVRAALDALTDLGRPRKIQLAVMVDRGRRELPIQSDYTGLSIQTSGDEHVNVYLNEIDGRDEVVIKRGSDD; from the coding sequence ATGGGTTCTGAGGCCAAAATCATTATGGATGGCAAGGAGATGGACAGGGCGATCACCAGGATGGCCCATGAGATAGTTGAGGCTAATAAAGGTGTGATGGGCATGGCTGTTATCGGTATCAGGACCGGTGGCGTGCCTATTGCTGAGCGATTGATAGAACGAATCGGTGCCATCGAGGGGACAAAGCCCGATTTCGGGGTCCTGGATATAACCCTCTACCGTGATGACTGGAGCAGATTAAGTCACCATCCTATCGTCAGGAAGACCGATATATCTTTTCCCATAGACGACAAGGTGATTGTTTTGGTTGATGATGTGCTCTACACTGGAAGGACCGTCCGCGCCGCCCTTGACGCCCTTACCGACCTCGGTCGTCCGCGCAAGATCCAGCTTGCTGTTATGGTTGACAGGGGCAGACGGGAGCTTCCGATTCAGTCCGACTATACAGGGCTTTCCATACAAACCTCTGGCGATGAGCATGTAAACGTCTATCTGAATGAGATAGATGGGAGGGATGAGGTTGTAATCAAAAGGGGCAGCGATGACTGA